Proteins from one Mercurialis annua linkage group LG7, ddMerAnnu1.2, whole genome shotgun sequence genomic window:
- the LOC126657314 gene encoding uncharacterized protein LOC126657314: MEIIQVLMQHDGQWTEDGKYTNFKITGILLEMNCTFNSFIELVYQSLQVQDTETELDIQYLISDDYPPVKIEDERSLRFYIQLKKSEFNFTRYPICIILKKSIRFMESSSEAANNSLFDHEDNITQLDEQYSKETEMSYSNLDMIEYANLLCTLQENLPETDFDEDHVATNQANQKIEEGGIFTDKETLISEMSLYGLNEHFQFKYHKLIMHIINKLHVQKSCKRQYRLKCVDDQCDWKFYASKIGHTKMFRVRKFNNYHTCSLEMRMGDLRYVSSKTIAKIIKSNLLDVKTVYTPNDIIRDMRNDYSIKLDYWKAWKCREIALELLRGKPENSFGLLPKYLHMVKQTNPGSVVSLHRNVDHTFLYAFMSLNASISGWSHCMPIMVVDGTFLKGPYGGTLFSASTLDAAGKIFPLAFSITDSENDASWNWFFRQIKTVFGVREGMCIISDRHLRIKNAIESVFAGEVQHDICLYHLLSNVKSRFKKDQKTIKDLFKAAARAYTKEEFNTHMAEISNINPRVTAYLNDAGFARWAVSHSVNKRYNIMTSNTAESFNAAVNRARELPVTMLMEYLRCLVQRWSYNNRNIARGTFTKLSTKYDTQLRQNYLDSLKIEVQPSDDDIYTVTENGHSSTVNIKEKTCACNRYQEEMIPCKHAAAVLNYKHQDPTEYCSKYFTNEAMLATYAQTVYPVPREETWEVTAEVEDIIVLPPIGRTKPGRPKKRRIKGAEEQKNKNKCSRCGYYVHNRKTCKNVPKK; encoded by the exons ATGGAAATTATTCAAGTGCTAATGCAACATGATGGACAATGGACCGAAGATGGAAAATATACTAACTTCAAAATAACTGGAATTTTATTGGAAATGAACTGCACATTCAATAGTTTTATTGAATTAGTATATCAAAGTTTGCAAGTTCAAGATACTGAAACTGAATTAGACATTCAATATCTGATCAGTGATGATTATCCTCCAGTCAAAATAGAAGATGAAAGGAGTCTCAGATTCTATATACAGTTAAAGAAGAGTGAATTTAACTTCACAAGATATCCAATCTGCATCATATTGAAAAAATCTATCAGATTTATGGAATCATCATCAGAAGCTGCAAACAATTCACTTTTTGATCATGAAGACAATATAACACAACTGGATGAACAGTACTCGAAAGAAACAGAAATGTCTTATTCAAATTTGGATATGATTGAATATGCAAACCTTCTTTGTACACTTCAAGAAAATCTTCCGGAAACAGATTTTGATGAAGACCATGTTGCAACAAATCAAGCAAATCAGAAAATAGAAGAAGGAGGTATATTCACAGATAAAGAAACACTAATATCAGAGATGAGCTTATATGGACTAAACGAACATTTTCAGTTCAAG tatcacaAACTGATCATgcatattattaataaattacatGTCCAAAAATCATGCAAAAGACAGTATCGTTTAAAATGCGTAGATGACCAATGTGATTGGAAATTTTATGCCTCAAAAATTGGACATACAAAAATGTTTCGAGTTCGGAAGTTCAACAATTATCATACATGTTCATTGGAGATGAGAATGGGGGATCTGAGGTATGTCAGCTCAAAAACCAtagcaaaaataataaagtcaAACTTGTTGGATGTCAAGACAGTTTACACACCTAATGACATAATTAGAGACATGAGAAATGATTATAGCATTAAATTGGATTACTGGAAAGCTTGGAAATGTAGAGAAATTGCACTGGAACTTTTAAGAGGAAAACCAGAAAATTCATTTGGTCTACTACCAAAATATCTTCACATGGTGAAACAAACAAATCCAGGATCAGTTGTCAGCTTACATAGAAATGTGGATCATACTTTTCTTTATGCATTCATGTCACTTAATGCCTCAATAAGTGGATGGAGTCACTGTATGCCTATTATGGTTGTTGATGGTACATTTTTGAAAGGACCATATGGAGGTACTCTGTTTTCAGCTTCAACTCTTGATGCAGCAG GAAAAATATTCCCTCTTGCCTTTTCAATAACAGATTCAGAAAATGATGCATCTTGGAATTGGTTTTTTAGACAAATCAAAACTGTTTTTGGTGTAAGGGAAGGAATGTGTATAATTTCAGATAGGCATCTGAGAATTAAAAATGCAATAGAAAGTGTGTTTGCTGGAGAAGTTCAACATGATATTTGCTTATATCATTTATTAAGTAACGTGAAAAGCAGATTCAAAAAGGATCAGAAGACAATTAAAGACCTGTTCAAAGCAGCAGCAAGAGCTTATACAAAGGAAGAATTCAATACTCATATGGCAGAAATAAGCAACATTAATCCAAGAGTTACAGCTTATCTCAACGACGCAGGATTTGCTAGGTGGGCGGTTTCACATTCTGTGAACAAAAGATACAACATAATGACTTCAAATACTGCTGAGTCATTTAATGCAGCAGTAAATAGAGCAAGGGAATTACCGGTTACGATGCTTATGGAATACTTGAGATGCTTGGTTCAAAGATGGAGCTACAACAACAGAAATATTGCTAGAGGAACGTTCACAAAATTGTCTACAAAATATGATACTCAGCTAAGGCAAAACTATTTAGATTCCCTCAAAATAGAG GTACAGCCATCTGATGATGACATATACACTGTTACTGAAAATGGTCATTCCTCTACTGTTAACATCAAGGAAAAAACTTGTGCATGCAACAGATATCAAGAAGAAATGATTCCATGTAAACATGCTGCTGCTGTATTAAACTACAAACATCAAGACCCAACTGAATATTGCTCAAAGTACTTCACAAATGAAGCAATGCTTGCTACATATGCTCAAACTGTATATCCAGTTCCTAGAGAAGAAACATGGGAAGTCACTGCAGAGGTTGAAGATATCATTGTCTTACCTCCTATAGGGAGAACTAAACCAGGAAGACCGAAGAAAAGAAGGATAAAAGGAGCAGAAgaacaaaagaataaaaacaaatgCAGCAGATGTGGATATTATGTACATAATCGTAAAACTTGTAAAAATGTTccaaaaaagtga
- the LOC126655838 gene encoding uncharacterized protein LOC126655838 — MSMQQQQQPVVVYPNTMTGQQPPPTGPFPHSHHSNGSFGTVFIILAVIVVISGIACFLGRVCNKRKGGQDHGHGHGHGHHQERSKEQKKPSGSAGESQQKNPNIIRTKERGRELGDVEFGFEKGFAMPPSSAADGHQNHHMNMNGVHMKGETFSVDHDAQLKHGP; from the coding sequence atgtcTATGCAGCAACAACAACAGCCGGTTGTTGTTTATCCAAACACGATGACCGGGCAGCAGCCGCCCCCCACGGGGCCTTTTCCTCACTCTCATCACTCAAACGGATCATTCGGCACAGTTTTTATAATTCTTGCTGTGATTGTTGTGATATCAGGGATTGCTTGCTTCCTCGGCAGGGTTTGCAATAAGCGAAAAGGCGGTCAAGATCATGGTCATGGTCATGGTCATGGTCATCATCAAGAAAGATCAAAAGAGCAAAAGAAACCCAGTGGTAGTGCAGGTGAAAGCCAACAGAAGAACCCTAATATTATTAGAACTAAAGAAAGAGGAAGGGAATTAGGGGATGTTGAATTTGGATTTGAGAAAGGATTTGCAATGCCTCCTTCATCAGCTGCAGATGGACATCAAAATCATCATATGAATATGAATGGGGTTCACAtgaaaggtgaaacttttagtgTTGATCATGATGCCCAGCTCAAGCATGGTCCATAG
- the LOC126657315 gene encoding uncharacterized protein LOC126657315, with protein MDEGLAEACSQLRLTEDEQITITLEDVVDDYADEKAELSLVGKLLTRKPYNLNHLKNAMLSAWKLTKGVIIRDVGDELFVCEFFSKNDRCRIMADGPWNFDKQLILLEPMSGNMQPNNMTLKLCQVWVRIYNLPMNCRGKAAISKIGTKVGRVLEVDGDKGDSNRYERVRVQLDVSKPIIRGTKVINPLGDICWIPFKYERIQNFCYWCGLLDHLVADCEEKPEETEVSEWPYGPTLRATPRKRNLMGNKSGYNMKNRVGEGIPGSGSPGNSGSFTGTRRVLNLNPKTGVGIAIRDGELVHQNDAGLHEEAELHEITSAINQDVLAEETRGQLDGLVEVCIHQIQSNTTSNTGVNLPDLVGNVKPAAKGVKEGSWTRIKTSRMGGKSEVGSSSKKGMSKRNRSLLQGEDSDNLFSKKVRDGLSERFDNIEISAETDVQSRRMQ; from the coding sequence ATGGATGAAGGGTTAGCCGAAGCATGTTCCCAGTTACGCCTAACTGAGGATGAGCAGATTACCATAACTCTTGAGGATGTTGTTGATGATTATGCGGACGAGAAAGCGGAGTTAAGTCTGGTTGGAAAGTTGTTGACAAGAAAACCTTATAATCTGAACCATCTTAAGAACGCGATGCTGAGCGCATGGAAACTTACGAAAGGTGTTATTATCAGAGATGTTGGGGATGAACTTTttgtttgtgaatttttttccaAGAACGATAGGTGCAGGATTATGGCTGATGGTCCATGGAATTTTGATAAGCAATTGATATTGCTTGAACCTATGTCGGGTAATATGCAGCCTAACAACATGACTTTAAAACTCTGTCAGGTCTGGGTTAGAATTTATAATCTTCCCATGAACTGCAGGGGCAAAGCTGCTATTAGTAAGATTGGGACAAAAGTGGGGAGAGTTCTTGAGGTGGATGGAGATAAGGGAGATAGTAATCGCTACGAGAGAGTCAGGGTTCAGTTAGACGTATCAAAACCGATCATTAGAGGTACGAAAGTCATTAATCCGCTCGGAGATATATGTTGGATCCCATTCAAATACGAAAGAATTCAAAACTTTTGTTATTGGTGTGGCTTGCTGGATCACTTGGTAGCTGACTGTGAGGAGAAGCCGGAGGAAACGGAGGTGTCTGAGTGGCCCTATGGACCAACGTTACGAGCTACCCCTCGTAAACGCAACTTAATGGGTAACAAATCAGGTTATAACATGAAGAACAGGGTTGGAGAGGGTATACCTGGATCGGGGTCTCCAGGGAATAGTGGAAGTTTCACAGGGACAAGAAGGGTGCTGAACCTCAACCCAAAAACAGGAGTTGGGATAGCGATCAGAGATGGTGAACTGGTACATCAGAATGACGCAGGTTTGCATGAAGAAGCAGAATTGCATGAGATTACTAGCGCAATTAATCAAGATGTGTTGGCTGAAGAAACAAGGGGTCAGCTAGATGGTCTTGTGGAAGTATGCATTCACCAAATTCAGTCCAATACCACATCTAACACAGGGGTTAATCTACCTGATTTGGTTGGCAATGTGAAGCCGGCTGCAAAAGGGGTGAAAGAGGGGTCTTGGACCCGGATTAAAACTAGTAGAATGGGTGGAAAATCGGAGGTTGGCAGCTCCAGCAAGAAAGGCATGTCAAAAAGAAATCGGAGTTTACTCCAAGGAGAGGATTCTGATAACCTTTTCTCAAAGAAAGTTAGAGATGGGTTGTCAGAACGGTTCGACAATATTGAGATATCGGCGGAGACTGACGTTCAGTCCCGCCGGATGCAATGA
- the LOC126656461 gene encoding glucan endo-1,3-beta-glucosidase-like, producing the protein MSTIKFQNLFLYLFSITSLLFVLPNSTVAVPIGVCYGRVGNNLPPPPTVVKLLTSKGIKNVRIFDTDPETLKAFSGSGISLMVGVPNEVLPFLANGNANNSLQWLESNIFAHIHHEQIKYIAVGNEVFLKDPFYTTYVVPAILNLYEALTMVNLGKTIKLSSPQAASVLLSSYPPSSAKFDPYVESSLVPLLQFLYDSRSPFMVNVYPYISYVNNLKNVNINYALFKSKDHPMRDGDLTYTGLFDASIDSFVYAMEKEGFPGVKVVVSETGWPTAGGEGASVENALIYNEEMVRKVVRDVGTPKRPKEMLETYLFDIFDENQKSGQEYEKHFGLFGVNGNNVYNLSFN; encoded by the exons ATGTCAACgatcaaatttcaaaatctctttctttatcttttttcaATCACTTCCCTTCTATTTGTTCTTCCCAATTCTACGg TAGCGGTACCTATTGGAGTATGTTATGGCCGTGTCGGAAACAATCTCCCACCGCCGCCAACCGTGGTCAAACTTCTTACTTCTAAAGGAATCAAGAACGTACGCATTTTTGATACGGACCCGGAAACCCTAAAAGCATTTTCCGGTAGCGGAATCAGCTTAATGGTCGGTGTCCCTAACGAAGTTCTTCCATTTCTAGCTAACGGAAATGCTAATAACTCTCTTCAATGGCTTGAGTCCAACATTTTTGCTCATATTCATCATGAACAAATTAAATACATAGCCGTTGGAAATGAAGTTTTTCTTAAAGATCCATTTTACACAACTTACGTAGTTCCCGCAATTTTAAATCTTTACGAAGCCCTAACCATGGTGAATCTCGGAAAAACTATTAAACTATCGTCACCTCAAGCGGCTTCGGTTTTATTAAGTTCATACCCACCGTCATCGGCAAAATTCGATCCGTATGTCGAATCAAGTCTAGTTCctcttcttcaatttctttatGATAGTCGGTCACCTTTCATGGTTAATGTTTATCCGTACATTAGCTAcgtaaataatttgaaaaatgttaatataaattatGCATTGTTCAAAAGCAAAGATCATCCAATGCGTGACGGTGATTTGACATATACGGGTCTATTTGATGCGAGTATCGACTCGTTTGTCTACGCCATGGAGAAAGAAGGTTTCCCCGGAGTGAAGGTTGTCGTGTCCGAGACCGGGTGGCCGACTGCCGGCGGCGAAGGGGCCAGTGTTGAGAATGCACTTATTTATAATGAAGAAATGGTGAGAAAAGTTGTGCGTGATGTTGGTACACCAAAAAGGCCTAAGGAAATGCTGGAGACTtatttgtttgatatatttGATGAGAATCAGAAAAGTGGACAGGAATATGAGAAGCATTTTGGTTTATTTGGGGTTAATGGGAATAATGTttacaatttatctttcaatTGA
- the LOC126657316 gene encoding zinc finger BED domain-containing protein RICESLEEPER 2-like — protein MRCIAHILNLVVSDGMKEMNCSVKKVRDCIRYVRNSPSRLKKFNDLASSDATLGTKKSLCLDVPTRWNSTYLMLDTACMLKSVFDSYEEVDESFRIDMGDSIPNFLDWENVRKFSTCLSYFYITTLRIFGSLYVTSNMHFQDICGLSVMLDEMIANADLQIMQMGKRMREKFNKYWGDPHKINKLIIFSHILDPTSKLNDLKFALCNLFGSKHGSVLFETVKYELTVLFDEYKSYDGASVFAPTPVLPVPPPVKKHISLMKAKFMEHNKEMGEPGSKKSELEVYLSEATVENDDGYDILKWWKLNSGRFPILSRMARDVLVVPISTVASESAFSTSGRVLDCFRSSLTPKLVEALV, from the exons ATGAGGTGCATTGCACATATTTTAAACTTGGTTGTTTCTGATGGCATGAAAGAAATGAACTGCTCTGTTAAGAAAGTTAGGGATTGCATTAGATATGTGAGAAATAGTCCATCTagacttaaaaaatttaatgatcTTGCTTCTTCTGATGCTACACTTGGTACTAAGAAGTCTTTGTGTCTTGATGTGCCTACTAGATGGAACTCTACATATCTAATGCTTGACACTGCATGTATGTTAAAGTCTGTTTTTGACAGTTATGAGGAAGTTGATGAATCCTTTAGGATAGATATGGGTGATAGTATCCCTAACTTTCTTGATTGGGAAAATGTTAGGAAGTTCTCTACATGTCTCTCCTATTTTTATATCACCACTTTGCGTATTTTTGGATCCTTATATGTCACCTCCAATATGCATTTTCAAGATATTTGTGGCTTGTCTGTAATGCTTGATGAAATGATTGCAAATGCTGATTTACAAATTATGCAAATGGGGAAGAGAATGAGAGAGAAGTTTAATAAATATTGGGGTGACCCCCATAAGATAAACAAGCTTATTATCTTTTCTCATATTCTTGATCCTACTTCTAAACTGAATGATTTGAAGTTTGCTCTTTGCAATTTGTTTGGATCTAAACATGGGAGTGTTTTATTTGAGACTGTGAAGTATGAGCTGACTGTTTTGTTTGATGAGTACAAATCCTATGATGGAGCTTCTGTTTTTGCTCCAACGCCAGTCCTGCCAGTGCCACCTCCTGTTAAGAAGCATATCTCCCTCATGAAGGCAAAGTTCATGGAGCACAATAAGGAAATGGGAGAACCTGGCAGTAAGAAGTCTGAGTTGGAAGTGTACCTGAGTGAGGCTACGGTTGAAAATGATGATGGTTATGATATTTTGAAGTGGTGGAAGCTGAACTCAGGTCGTTTTCCAATCCTTTCAAGGATGGCTCGTGATGTACTTGTTGTTCCAATCTCAACTGTTGCTTCAGAATCTGCCTTTAGTACCTCTGGCAGAGTTTTAGATTGCTTCAGGAGTTCATTAACTCCAAAACTGGTGGAAGCATTGGT TTGA
- the LOC126656208 gene encoding probable nucleoredoxin 1: MANGDGDSHDFVSLLPSSDRDYLIRNTGDQVKIDSLKGKKLGLYFSASWCGPCQHFTPTLVEVYSALAPKGDFEIVFLSSDEDDESFQEYFSKMPWLAVPFSDSDTRDRLNDLFKVQGIPHLVILDESGKVVSESGTEIVREYGVQCYPFTAERIKELKELEEEARRNQTLKSILAFESRDYVISSDGKKIPISELEGKTIGIYFSLSSYKSCVDFTSTLAEVYEKLKSNGEDFEVVFVSLDDDEESFQQSLGNMPWLALPFSDKFSQKLVRYFELSNVPTLVIIGPDGKNLNSNVVEAIEEHGIQAYPFTPEKFAELAEIEKVREAAQTLESVLVLGEHNFVIGKDGAKIPVSDLVGKNILLYFSAHWCPPCRAFLPKLIDAYHKTKAKDFAFEVIFISSDRDQASFDDFFSEMPWLAIPFGDVRKASLSRKFKVQGIPMLIALGPTGQTINKDARSLITLFGADAFPFTEEHLKKIEAKYEEMAKEWPEKIKHELHEEHELVLSRRQVFTCDGCNEDGNIWSFYCEECDFDLHPKCALKENKETEDGEPVTKEGWVCDGKVCHKV, from the exons ATGGCTAACGGTGACGGCGACTCTCACGATTTTGTCTCTCTACTCCCTTCTTCTGACAGGGATTACCTCATTCGGAACACCGGTGATCAG GTAAAAATTGACAGCTTGAAGGGGAAGAAGCTCGGTTTGTACTTTTCAGCATCGTGGTGTGGCCCTTGTCAACATTTCACCCCAACTTTAGTGGAGGTTTACAGTGCTCTTGCTCCGAAAGGTGACTTTGAGATTGTCTTTTTATCAtctgatgaagatgatgaatcCTTCCAAGAGTATTTTTCCAAGATGCCATGGCTTGCAGTCCCATTTTCTGATTCCGACACACGTGATCGCTTAAATGACCTTTTTAAGGTTCAGGGGATACCTCACCTTGTGATCCTTGACGAAAGTGGCAAAGTCGTAAGTGAAAGTGGCACTGAGATTGTTCGCGAGTATGGAGTTCAATGTTATCCTTTTACTGCTGAAAGGATTAAAGAACTAAAAGAGCTCGAGGAAGAAGCTAGAAGGAACCAAACTTTGAAATCCATCTTGGCCTTTGAATCTCGTGATTATGTTATTTCATCTGATGGAAAGAAG ATACCAATCTCTGAACTTGAAGGGAAAACCATTGGTATATACTTCTCATTGTCTTCATACAAATCATGTGTTGATTTTACTTCCACACTTGCTGAAGTTTATGAGAAATTGAAATCCAATGGGGAGGACTTTGAGGTTGTCTTTGTATCACTTGATGATGATGAGGAAAGTTTCCAGCAATCCTTAGGAAACATGCCTTGGTTAGCGTTGCCTTTCAGTGACAAGTTTTCTCAGAAATTGGTTCGGTACTTTGAGCTCTCAAATGTGCCCACTCTGGTTATTATTGGGCCAGATGGAAAAAATCTCAATTCCAATGTTGTTGAAGCCATCGAAGAACATGGAATTCAGGCATACCCTTTCACCCCTGAAAAGTTTGCAGAGCTTGCTGAGATTGAGAAAGTAAGAGAAGCTGCTCAAACCCTTGAATCCGTTCTGGTTTTGGGGGAGCATAATTTTGTCATTGGGAAAGATGGAGCAAAG ATTCCCGTGTCTGATCTAGTTGGTAAGAACATCCTGCTATATTTTTCAGCACATTGGTGTCCTCCATGTCGTGCCTTTCTGCCGAAACTCATCGATGCTTACCATAAGACCAAGGCTAAGGATTTTGCATTTGAAGTAATTTTCATCTCTAGTGATAGGGACCAGGCTTCTTTTGACGATTTCTTTTCGGAAATGCCATGGCTGGCAATTCCCTTCGGAGACGTGCGGAAGGCATCTCTGAGTCGCAAATTCAAGGTCCAAGGTATTCCTATGCTTATAGCTCTGGGACCAACAGGCCAAACGATCAATAAAGATGCCAGAAGCCTCATCACACTTTTTGGTGCTGATGCTTTTCCCTTCACCGAGGAGCATTTGAAGAAGATCGAAGCAAAATATGAAGAGATGGCAAAGGAGTGGCCTGAGAAGATAAAACATGAACTTCATGAGGAGCATGAGCTAGTTCTTTCACGCCGACAGGTTTTTACATGTGACGGATGTAACGAAGACGGAAATATATGGTCATTCTACTGTGAGGAGTGTGACTTTGATCTTCATCCAAAATGTGCCTTAAAAGAAAACAAGGAAACCGAAGATGGCGAACCGGTTACGAAAGAGGGATGGGTATGCGACGGGAAGGTCTGTCACAAAGTCTGA
- the LOC126657318 gene encoding probable nucleoredoxin 1, translated as MADESAHGVSHDLSSLLSSQDREFLIRSNGDQAKLSSLAGKIVGLYFSGSWCGPCRHFTPTLIEVYEELSSKFEFEVVFISSDRDEESFHAYFSKMPWLAIPYSDDQNRKRLKELFKVRGIPNFVIIDAEGKICCDQGVKFIRDYGADGYPFTAERVDYFRQQEEHAKINQTLNSILVSKSRDFLVSRDGTVVPVSELEGKLVGLYFAVNSHPSSLDFTPKLLEVYQKLKKKGENFEIVLISLDYDENNFKQCLETMPWPALPFHDKIRERLARYFELSVLPTLVIIGEDGKTLNQNVAELIADHGIVAYPFTQEKLVELAEIDKAKLEAQTLESVLVHGDKDFVIDKSGFQVPVVELVGKNIVLYFSAKWCPPCRAFLPKLIEAYHEIKSKDIAFEIIFISSDRDQSSFDEFYTEMPWLALPFGDERKPIVARKFKIKGIPAAIAISPTGKTVTKEAAEHITTHGADAYPFTDDHLKELNEKLEKVANEWPEKVKHELHPEHELVRIKRNAYGCNGCREMGLEVQKSTLEILLYVLLDLF; from the exons ATGGCCGATGAGTCTGCCCATGGTGTTTCTCATGATCTATCATCTCTTCTCTCGTCTCAAGACCGAGAATTTCTGATCCGCAGTAATGGTGATCAG GCTAAATTGAGCAGCTTGGCAGGAAAAATTGTGGGACTATACTTCTCAGGATCATGGTGCGGTCCATGCCGGCATTTCACTCCAACTCTGATAGAAGTTTACGAAGAGCTCTCATCAAAATTCGAATTCGAAGTAGTTTTCATATCATCGGACAGAGATGAAGAATCATTCCATGCTTACTTCTCCAAAATGCCATGGCTTGCCATTCCATATTCTGATGACCAAAACCGCAAACGCCTTAAGGAGTTGTTCAAAGTGAGAGGGATCCCTAATTTTGTGATTATTGATGCTGAAGGCAAGATTTGTTGCGATCAGGGTGTCAAATTCATTAGGGATTATGGAGCAGATGGGTATCCATTTACTGCAGAAAGAGTTGATTATTTTAGGCAGCAAGAAGAACATGCTAAGATTAATCAGACTCTGAACTCTATTTTGGTTTCCAAATCGCGCGATTTTCTGGTTTCTAGAGATGGAACTGTG GTACCAGTTTCTGAGCTTGAAGGGAAACTGGTAGGTCTATATTTCGCAGTGAATTCTCATCCGTCGAGCTTAGATTTTACTCCAAAACTTTTGGAGGTATATCAAAAACTCAAGAAAAAAGGAGAGAACTTTGAGATAGTGTTGATATCTCTAGACTACGACGAGAATAACTTCAAACAATGTCTTGAAACAATGCCTTGGCCCGCATTGCCATTCCATGACAAGATTCGTGAAAGATTAGCTCGCTATTTTGAACTCAGTGTCCTGCCTACTTTGGTCATAATTGGAGAAGATGGAAAGACTTTAAATCAAAATGTAGCTGAACTTATTGCAGATCATGGTATTGTAGCCTACCCTTTTACACAAGAGAAGCTTGTTGAGCTTGCTGAAATTGACAAGGCAAAACTTGAAGCTCAGACTCTAGAGTCTGTTTTGGTTCATGGGGATAAAGATTTTGTCATTGACAAGAGTGGTTTCCAG GTTCCAGTGGTTGAACTAGTGGGAAAGAACATTGTCCTGTATTTCTCAGCAAAATGGTGCCCTCCATGTCGTGCATTTTTACCAAAGCTGATCGAAGCATACCATGAAATCAAGTCAAAAGATATAGCATTCGAGATAATCTTCATCTCAAGTGATCGCGATCAATCCTCATTCGACGAATTCTACACAGAAATGCCATGGCTAGCACTTCCATTTGGTGACGAGAGGAAACCAATTGTAGCTCGGAAGTTCAAAATAAAAGGCATTCCTGCAGCAATAGCAATCAGCCCAACTGGAAAAACAGTAACAAAAGAAGCTGCGGAACACATAACCACTCACGGAGCAGATGCATATCCGTTCACAGATGATCATCTGAAAGAATTAAATGAAAAGCTGGAAAAGGTAGCTAATGAGTGGCCTGAGAAAGTGAAACACGAATTGCATCCAGAACATGAGCTTGTGCGTATCAAAAGAAATGCATATGGGTGCAATGGGTGCAGAGAGATGGgact